Proteins found in one Lates calcarifer isolate ASB-BC8 linkage group LG8, TLL_Latcal_v3, whole genome shotgun sequence genomic segment:
- the LOC108885318 gene encoding thiosulfate sulfurtransferase/rhodanese-like domain-containing protein 2: MAAEDCTPCSEFFSWELDFSTSDGLKQEKQLSASQRRCYSLCRRKSFAAFVASKQDDSQEEGSTSWSCCGQTFKEHPDIHKHVARTHDAEIKQLTWATYECPLSQLEEEPETQHRDEAADISVWIPDISHISEEQLQKGPGKVILYYHYCQVEDPHVICAWQKALCEKLHLTGKVRVAIEGINGTVGGTNTATEIYIDAMRSHPLFKMDREDFKTSDGGADCFTDLRVGVYKEIVPMGVDPDVISYRLAGSHLEPEEFHKEVEALLAKGDLCKDTVLLDCRNFYESKIGQFTQCLAPNIRKFSYFPDYVDQNLDLFRDKKVLMYCTGGIRCERGSAYLRSKDVCKEVYQLKGGIHKYLERFPEGFYRGKLFVFDERYTISSNSDVISDCRYCGCPWDQYKLCSTRFCCQLVLSCHSCRRAGHTACCPTCQTKGQAPSEASSTAPHHKEECECTDGRPRIPLDV, translated from the exons ATGGCAGCAGAGGATTGTACACCTTGCTCAGAGTTCTTCAGCTGGGAACTTGACTTTTCCACATCTGATGGATTAAAACAGGAGAAACAACTTTCTGCCTCACAGAGGAGATGTTACAGCCTCTGCAGGAGGAAG tcATTTGCTGCCTTTGTGGCATCCAAGCAGGACGACAGTCAGGAGGAAGGAAGCACATCGTGGTCCTGCTGCGGCCAGACCTTTAAAGAACACCCTGATATTCACAAGCACGTGGCCAGAACTCATGATGCTGAAATAAAGCAGCTCACATGGGCCACATATGAATGTCCGCTAAGCCAACTGGAGGAAGAAcctgaaacacagcacagagacgaGGCGGCGGACATTTCTGTGTGGATACCCGACATCAGTCACATCTCTGAGGAGCAACTTCAGAA GGGTCCAGGCAAGGTCATCCTCTATTATCACTACTGTCAGGTGGAGGATCCACATGTCATCTGTGCTTGGCAGAAAGCTTTGTGTGAAAAGCTCCACTTAACCGGCAAG GTGAGGGTGGCGATTGAAGGCATCAATGGGACAGTTGGAGGGACCAACACAGCGACTGAAATTTACATCGACGCAATGCGTTCACATCCTCTCTTCAAGATGGATAGGGAGGATTTTAAG ACGAGTGATGGTGGTGCAGACTGTTTCACAGACCTGAGGGTTGGGGTCTACAAAGAAATCGTCCCAATGGGAGTGGATCCTGATGTCATCTCCTACCGATTAGCAG gatCTCATCTGGAGCCTGAGGAGTTTCACAAAGAAGTGGAGGCTCTTTTGGCCAAAGGGGATTTGTGCAAGGACACCGTCCTCCTAGACTGCCGTAACTTTTATGAGAGTAAAATT ggGCAGTTTACTCAGTGTCTGGCCCCAAACATCCGTAAGTTCAGCTACTTCCCGGACTACGTCGACCAGAACCTCGACCTGTTCAGAGACAAAAAGGTCCTCATGTACTGCACAGGAGGGATCCGCTGTGAGCGCGGCTCTGCCTACCTCCGCTCAAAA GATGTGTGTAAAGAGGTTTACCAGCTGAAAGGTGGAATTCACAAGTACCTGGAGCGTTTTCCAGAGGGTTTCTATCGAGGAAAACTCTTTGTCTTTGACGAGCGCTACACCATCTCCTCCAACAGTGACGTCATCTCAG acTGCAGGTACTGCGGCTGTCCGTGGGACCAGTACAAGCTCTGTTCCACTCGGTTCTGCTGCCAGCTGGTTCTGTCGTGTCACAGCTGCAGGCGGGCCGGACACACCGCCTGCTGCCCCACCTGCCAAACCAAAGGACAGGCTCCGAGCGAGGCGTCCTCCACCGCTCCGCATCACAAAGAGGAGTGCGAGTGCACCGATGGACGTCCCAGAATCCCTCTGGACGTGTAG
- the LOC108885317 gene encoding nuclear cap-binding protein subunit 1 produces MSRRRHSDENDGGQAHKRRRTSEPIEIEDRLESLICRVGEKSTSSLESNLEGLAGVLEADLPNYKNKILRILCAVARLLPEKLTVYTTLVGLLNARNYNFGGEFVEAMIRQLKETLKNNLYNEAVYLVRFLSDLVNCHVIAAPSMVAMFENFVSVTQEEDVPQVRSDWFVYVVLSCLPWVGKELYEKKDVEMDRLLSQIEGYLKRRVKTHVPMLQVWTAEKPHPQEEYLDCLWAQIQKLKKDRWQERHILRPYIAFDSVLCEALQHNLPPFTPPGHMPDAQYPMPRVVFRMFDYTDAPEGPVMPGSHSVERFVIEENLHCIIKTHWRERKTCAAQLLSYPGKNKIPLNYHIVEVIFGELFQLPSPPHIDVMYTTLLIELCKLQPGSLPQVLAQATEMLYMRLDTMNTTCIDRLINWFSHHLSNFQFRWSWDDWSDCLTVDLEKPKPKFVKEVLEKSMRLSYHQRIVDIVPPTFSALIPAEPSFIFKYADESASSLPGYAVSITVGNAIKNRASNEEILTILKEVPNPNQEDDDDEGESFNPLKIDVFLQTLLHLAAKSFSHSFSALAKFHEILKTLTDSDEGKLHILKVVYEVWRNHPQMIAVLVDKMIRTQIVDCAAVANWLFSQDMAHEFTRLFIWEILHSTIRKMNKHVQKIQKELEEAKDKLEKQQHKRRDSGDDEDMDKNSEDEEGQLEEQIERLQEKVESAQSEQKNLFLVIFQRFIMLLTEHLVRCETGSVDISTPWYKNCIERLQQIFLMHHVTIQQYMGTLENLLFTAELDHHILAVYQQFCALQL; encoded by the exons ATGTCCAGGAGGCGACACAGCGACGAGAATGACG GAGGTCAGGCTCATAAAAGGCGGAGAACATCAGAGCCCATTGAGATTGAGGACCGTCTAGAGTCACTGATATGTCGCGTGGGGGAGAAG AGTACGTCGTCCCTGGAGAGCAACCTGGAGGGCCTTGCAGGTGTCCTGGAAGCAGACCTCccaaactacaaaaacaaaatcctgcGCATTTTATGTGCTGT CGCCCGCCTCCTGCCTGAGAAGCTGACTGTGTATACGACTTTAGTCGGCCTCCTGAACGCCAGGAACTACAACTTTGGGGGCGAGTTTGTCGAGGCCATGATCAGACAACTCAAGGAGACGTTGAAAAACAACTTGTACAATGAAGCTGTTTACTTG GTGCGCTTTCTGTCAGACTTGGTCAACTGCCATGTGATTGCTGCTCCCTCCATGGTGGCCATGTTTGAAAATTTTGTCAGTGTTACTCAAGAAGAAGATGTACCACAG GTTCGGTCAGACTGGTTTGTGTACGTGGTTCTGTCCTGTCTGCCCTGGGTTGGTAAGGAGCTTTATGAGAAGAAGGATGTTGAGATGGACCGACTCCTCAGCCAGATTGAAGGCTACCTCAA GAGGAGAGTAAAGACTCATGTTCCCATGCTGCAGGTGTGGACAGCAGAGAAGCCTCATccacaggaggag TACCTGGACTGCCTCTGGGCTCAGATTCAGAAGCTAAAGAAAGACCGCTGGCAGGAGCGTCACATCCTTCGTCCGTACATCGCCTTCGACAGCGTGCTGTGTGAGGCTCTGCAACACAACCTGCCACCCTTCACCCCACCGGGCCACATGCCCGATGCCCAGTACCCGATGCCCCGGGTCGTCTTCCGCATGTTCGACTACACTGATGCTCCCGAG GGTCCCGTTATGCCTGGCAGTCATTCTGTGGAGAGATTTGTCATTGAAGAAAACCTGCACTGTATCATCAAGACtcactggagagagaggaaaacatg TGCTGCCCAGCTACTCAGTTATCCAGGGAAAAATAAGATTCCACTAAACTATCACATCGTGGAG gTGATCTTTGGAGAACTCTTCCAgctgccctctcctcctcacatcGACGTCATGTACACCACACTGCTTATTGAACTTTGCAAACTGCAGCCAGGATCACTGCCACAAGTT TTGGCCCAAGCCACAGAGATGCTGTACATGAGACTGGACACCATGAACACCACCTGCATAGACAG ACTAATCAACTGGTTTTCTCATCACTTGAGCAACTTCCAGTTTCGATGGAGCTGGGACGACTG GTCCGACTGTTTGACCGTGGATCTAGAGAAGCCCAAACCCAAGTTTGTCAAAGAAGTTCTGGAGAAGTCTATGAG ACTCTCGTATCATCAACGGATAGTGGACATTGTCCCTCCCACCTTCTCAGCCCTGATCCCTGCTGAACCCAGCTTCATTTTCAAATACGCAGATGAGAGCGCTT CTTCGTTACCAGGCTACGCAGTTTCCATCACTGTTGGAAACGCCATCAAGAACCGAGCATCCAACGAAGAGATCCTGACCATCCTCAAAGAAGTGCCCAACCCCAACcaggaagatgatgatg ATGAAGGAGAGAGCTTCAACCCTCTGAAGATTGACGTGTTCCTGCAGACTCTTCTGCATCTGGCGGCCAAATCCTTCAGCCACTCCTTCAGTGCCCTCGCCAA GTTTCATGAAATCTTGAAGACGCTGACAGACAGCGACGAGGGGAAACTGCACATCCTCAAAGTGGTCTATGAAGTGTGGAGGAACCACCCACAG ATGATCGCAGTGTTGGTGGACAAAATGATCCGGACACAGATTGTCGACTGTGCCGCTGTGGCCAACTGGCTCTTCTCTCAGGACATGGCTCACGAGTTCACCAG ACTTTTCATCTGGGAGATTTTGCACTCGACCATCCGAAAGATGAACAAACACGTCCAGAAGATccagaaggagctggaggaggccaAGGACAAGctggagaaacagcagcatAAGAGG AGGGACAGTGGTGACGACGAGGACATGGACAAGAACAGCGAGGATGAGGAGGGTCAGCTGGAGGAGCAGATCGAGAGGCTACAGGAGAAGGTGGAGTCGGCTCAGAGTGAACAGAAGAACCTCTTCCTCGTCATCTTCCAG CGTTTCATCATGTTGTTGACGGAGCATCTGGTTCGCTGCGAGACCGGCAGCGTTGACATCAGCACGCCCTGGTACAAAAACTGCATCGAGCGACTGCAGCAGATCTTCCTCATg CACCATGTGACCATCCAGCAGTACATGGGAACCCTGGAGAACCTGCTGTTCACCGCCGAGCTCGACCACCACATCCTGGCCGTCTACCAGCAGTTCtgtgctctgcagctctga
- the slc49a3 gene encoding solute carrier family 49 member A3 has translation MEGDGEASPEVQTVSSEDVPRTPNPELKKLLFFKVYKRRWFVLLVLCLLNCSNAMLWLTFAPVANQSAQYLKVSLEDINWLSLVYMVVAIPLSFGTTWMLDTLGLRITLILGSWLNMFGALMRFFGTPPSEGFQIRFVVVMLGQTFGALAQPLIIFTPTKLAALWFPDHQRATANTIASMSNPLGILLANIISPMIAQTSAEIPTLLLVYAVPACIICFLATVGIRSSAPPTPPSASAESSGSEPFVQGIKLLLKNKAYLVLLLCFGSGIAVFTCFSTLLEQILCVHGYTNDFAGLCGALFIVFGVVGAGALGLYVDKTKKFIEATKINMSFTALACIAFSVVSLMPEQKAAVAAICSFFGFFGFSIYPVAMELSVECSYPVGEATSAGLIFVSGQVQSVLYIILLQALTTRLSESPLSTCGDAVLSWRVPMLVMAGLCSLFTCCFVMFFHTRYRRLEAEEQATYGTKQINGSTPSDHAPSAET, from the exons ATGGAGGGTGATGGTGAAGCCTCCCCGGAGGTCCAGACTGTTTCCTCTGAGGATGTTCCGAGGACACCGAACCCAGAACTGAAgaaactgctgttttttaaagtttataaGAGGAGGTGGTTCGTCCTGCTggtgctgtgtttgttgaacTGCTCCAACGCAATG TTATGGCTGACCTTTGCACCAGTAGCGAACCAGTCTGCCCAGTACCTGAAGGTCTCCCTGGAAGACATCAACTGGTTGTCACTAGTCTACATGGTGGTGGCCATACCACTCAGCTTTGGGACCACGTGGATGCTGGACACCCTCGGGCTACGGATCACG TTGATCCTGGGCTCCTGGCTCAACATGTTTGGAGCCCTGATGCGTTTCTTCGGCACGCCGCCGAGCGAGGGTTTTCAGATCCGTTTCGTGGTTGTGATGTTGGGTCAGACCTTTGGCGCCCTGGCTCAGCCCCTCATCATCTTCACCCCCACCAAGCTGGCAGCGCTCTGGTTCCCGGACCATCAGCGGGCCACAGCGAACACGATCGCCTCCATGT cCAATCCTCTGGGCATCCTCCTCGCTAACATCATCTCTCCGATGATAGCGCAAACATCTGCAGAAATCCCAACCCTG ctgctTGTCTATGCAGTCCCGGCATGCATCATCTGTTTCCTAGCAACAGTGGGGATACGGAGCAGCGCCCCCCCGACGCCGCCGTCAGCCAGCGCCGAGTCCTCCGGCTCGGAGCCGTTCGTGCAGGGGATCAAACTG ttaCTGAAGAACAAAGCCTACCTcgtcctgctgctctgcttcgGCTCGGGCATCGCCGTCTTCACCTGCTTCTCCACCCTGCTGGAGCAGATCCTGTGTGTGCACGGATACACCAAC GACTTTGCCGGCTTGTGTGGCGCTCTCTTCATCGTGTTCGGCGTCGTGGGCGCCGGCGCTCTGGGACTCTACGTCGACAAGACCAAGAAGTTCATCGAAGCCACGAAGATCAACATGAGCTTCACTGCTCTGGCGTGCATCGCCTTCTCAGTG gtgtCTCTGATGCCGGAGCAGAAAGCCGCCGTGGCCGCCATCTGCTCTTTCTTCGGCTTTTTCGGTTTCTCCATCTACCCTGTGGCCATGGAGCTTTCTGTGGAGTGCTCGTATCCGGTCGGAGAGGCCACGTCGGCCGGGCTCATCTTCGTGTCGGG ACAGGTCCAGTCTGTCCTCTACATAATCCTCCTTCAGGCTTTGACCACACGACTCTCTGAATCTCCTCTGTCGACCTGCGGGGACGCAGTGCTGAGCTGGAGAG TGCCCATGCTGGTGATGGCAGGACTGTGCAGTTTATTCACCTGCTGCTTCGTCATGTTCTTCCACACGAGATACAGACGACTGGAGGCTGAAGAACAGGCCACTTACGGGACCAAACAAATCAACGGCTCGACGCCCAGTGACCATGCTCCGAGTGCGGAGACGTGA